One genomic region from Yarrowia lipolytica chromosome 1C, complete sequence encodes:
- a CDS encoding uncharacterized protein (Compare to YALI0C21450g, similar to uniprot|P47085 Saccharomyces cerevisiae YJR008w, similar to Saccharomyces cerevisiae YJR008W; ancestral locus Anc_5.156), whose translation MALKRPATHAGSWYSSNATKLGAEVDRHLANGASVLGKSAIPGARVLVGPHAGLAYAGPQLGETYAAFDFKNIKRLFILGPSHHVYLEHAATSAFHSYETPFGNVNVDVETTQKLNDSGVTKYMSATTDKDEHSFEMHMPFLKRLVGDQNVKIVPIMVGQTSQEYEKRLAKLLLPYVEDPTNAFVISTDFCHWGNNFRYWGYADSENCDNVSQSREELRRALKRSNTPIYKSIEYLDKKGMEVASLTSYDKWKEYCKKTDNTICGRKPLAILISMLENYAIEKGDKPISLEWIGYSQSNQVRDISEGSVSYASGFALLR comes from the coding sequence ATGGCTCTCAAACGACCCGCCACTCACGCTGGATCGTGGTACTCGTCCAATGCGACCAAACTCGGCGCCGAAGTCGACCGACATCTTGCCAATGGAGCCTCTGTGCTCGGAAAATCCGCTATTCCGGGCGCCAGAGTGCTCGTAGGACCCCATGCTGGCCTCGCCTATGCTGGGCCTCAACTAGGAGAAACATACGCTGCCTTCGACTTCAAGAACATCAAACGACTCTTCATTCTGGGACCCTCGCACCACGTCTACCTTGAGCACGCGGCCACTTCGGCCTTTCACAGCTACGAGACTCCGTTCGGAAACGTCAACGTAGACGTCGAAACCACTCAGAAGCTCAATGACTCGGGAGTCACAAAGTACATGAGCGCCACCACCGACAAAGACGAACACAGCTTTGAAATGCACATGCCGTTTCTCAAGCGACTCGTAGGTGACCAGAACGTGAAAATTGTGCCAATCATGGTCGGTCAGACGTCGCAGGAGTACGAGAAGCGACTGGCCAAGCTGCTACTGCCCTACGTAGAAGACCCTACCAACGCCTTTGTTATCTCCACCGACTTTTGCCACTGGGGAAACAACTTCAGATATTGGGGTTATGCGGATTCAGAGAACTGCGACAATGTCAGCCAGAgcagagaagagctccGAAGAGCTCTCAAGAGATCAAACACCCCCATCTACAAATCAATCGAGTACCtcgacaagaagggcaTGGAAGTGGCTTCTCTGACATCCTATGACAAGTGGAAGGAGTACTGCAAGAAGACAGACAACACCATCTGTGGACGGAAACCCCTGGCTATTCTCATTTCCATGCTGGAGAACTATGCCATTGAAAAGGGAGACAAGCCCATCAGTCTTGAGTGGATCGGCTACTCCCAGTCCAATCAGGTCAGGGATATCTCCGAAGGTTCCGTTTCCTACGCCTCTGGCTTTGCTCTTTTGAGATAA
- a CDS encoding uncharacterized protein (Compare to YALI0C21472g, similar to uniprot|P06634 Saccharomyces cerevisiae YOR204w DED1 ATP-dependent RNA helicase P28.1.f22.1): MSELENGVKSLNLNNDTPAAPRSKYVPPHRAKAAATGNGTSNSAPSNDRREAGRNLYSQYSNSFQNNSRGSYGGGYGGGRGGRGGRSWGNDGGYRGGFRDPSQGSFVDGKHVPGPRNERTEVEIFGVANDERFQSTGINFDNYDEIPVEATGNDVPEPINAFTSPPLEEHLLTNIKLARYNKPTPVQKYSVPIVAAGRDLMACAQTGSGKTGGFLFPVLSQSFFHGPSPTPQPTGPRHMHKKAYPTALVLAPTRELVSQIYDEAKKFAYRSWVRPCVVYGGADIGEQMRNIERGCDLLVAAPGRLVDLIDRGKVSLENIKYLVLDEADRMLDMGFEPQIRAIVQGSGMPDVNERQTLMFSATFPRNIQMLARDFLKDYIFLSVGRVGSTSENITQKVEYVEDGDKISALLDILSAAGKGLTLVFVETKRGADYLCDVLQSEDFPATSIHGDRSQRDRERALEMFRDGTTPILVATAVAARGLDIPNVTHVVNYDLPTDIDDYVHRIGRTGRAGNTGIATAFFNRGNKGIVRELIDILKEAHQDVPQFLESTAREASYGGRGGGRGRGGFGGGRSRATQDFRKQGGGFGSNDRFGGSSGGSSYGGGSSYGNQGGNNNWW; the protein is encoded by the coding sequence ATGTCTGAACTCGAAAATGGTGTCAAGTCGTTGAATCTGAACAACGACACCCCCGCTGCTCCCCGAAGCAAGTACGTGCCCCCCCACCGggccaaggctgccgcCACCGGTAACGGAACCTCCAACTCCGCCCCCTCCAACGACCGACGAGAGGCTGGCCGAAACCTGTACTCCCAGTACTCCAACTCCTTCCAGAACAACTCCCGAGGCTCCTACGGGGGAGGCTACGGAGGTGGTCGAGGCGGTCGAGGCGGTCGATCTTGGGGCAACGACGGTGGCTACCGAGGTGGCTTCCGAGACCCCTCCCAGGGCTCTTTCGTGGATGGTAAGCATGTCCCCGGCCCCCGGAACGAGCGAACCGAGGTTGAAATCTTCGGCGTTGCTAACGACGAGCGATTCCAGTCCACCGGTATCAACTTTGATAACTACGACGAGATTCCCGTCGAGGCCACCGGTAACGACGTGCCCGAGCCCATCAACGCTTTCACCTCTCCTCCCCTCGAGGAGCACCTGCTGACTAACATCAAGCTTGCTCGATACAACAAGCCCACCCCCGTCCAGAAGTACTCTGTCCccattgttgctgctggccgaGACCTGATGGCCTGTGCCCAGACCGGTTCTGGTAAGACCGGAGGATTCCTCTTCCCCGTTCTGTCCCAGTCCTTCTTCCACGGTCCCTCCCCCACCCCACAGCCCACTGGCCCTCGACACATGCACAAGAAGGCCTACCCCACTGCCCTTGTGCTTGCTCCCACCCGAGAGCTTGTGTCGCAGATCtacgacgaggccaagaagttCGCCTACCGATCCTGGGTCCGACCTTGCGTCGTCTACGGTGGTGCCGACATTGGCGAGCAGATGCGAAACATTGAGCGAGGCTGCGacctccttgttgctgctcCCGGTCGACTCGTCGATCTGATCGACCGAGGCAAGGTCTCTCTGGAGAACATCAAGTaccttgtccttgatgaggCCGACCGAATGCTCGATATGGGTTTCGAGCCCCAAATCCGAGCCATCGTCCAGGGCTCCGGCATGCCCGACGTTAACGAGCGACAGACCCTCATGTTCTCCGCCACCTTTCCCCGGAACATCCAGATGCTGGCCCGGGACTTCCTCAAGGACTACATCTTCCTGTCTGTCGGCCGTGTCGGTTCCACCTCTGAGAACATCACCCAGAAGGTCGAGTATGTTGAGGATGGAGACAAGATCTCTGCTCTGCTCGACATTCTCTCTGCCGCTGGCAAGGGCCTGACCCTGGTCTTCGTCGAGACCAAGCGAGGTGCCGATTACCTCTGTGATGTTCTGCAGAGCGAGGACTTCCCCGCCACCTCCATTCACGGAGACCGATCTCAGCGAGACCGAGAGCGAGCTTTGGAAATGTTCCGAGACGGAACTACCCCTATTCTGGTCGCCACTGCCGTCGCTGCTCGAGGCCTGGATATCCCCAACGTTACCCACGTTGTTAACTACGATCTCCCCACCGACATTGACGATTACGTCCACCGAATCGGTCGAACTGGCCGAGCCGGAAACACCGGTATTGCCACCGCCTTCTTCAACCGAGGCAACAAGGGTATCGTGCGAGAGCTCATCGATAtcctcaaggaggcccaCCAGGACGTTCCTCAGTTCCTCGAGTCCACTGCCCGAGAGGCCTCTTACGGAGGCCGAGGCGGAGGCCGTGGCCGAGGTGGCTTCGGTGGAGGCCGATCTCGAGCTACCCAGGATTTCCGAAAGCAGGGTGGCGGCTTTGGCTCCAACGACCGATTCGGAGGCTCCTCCGGCGGCTCTTCTTACGGTGGCGGTTCCTCTTACGGTAACCAGGGTGGTAACAACAACTGGTGGTAA
- a CDS encoding uncharacterized protein (Compare to YALI0C21494g, similar to DEHA0E14124g Debaryomyces hansenii IPF 11804.1), translating into MASQESHLDTIEFIETPAAKPQPPASTATGVRTTDYPCIKNAPLPADGPGARHFSNGLLFSILLGVPFFINYKIGGSIWTYLFFFLITGLPLLVSFWAVVSAISPRINDDCKLPGRPVEYYLEFHDPALAKKYSGNNKIPYETFHELYFDNKVSMRGDALDILEYRHDFMTFNFTWGLFKFFLLSMIPEIIFHTQSQDEEQVREHYDRGDDFYAWFLGPRMIYTSGVISDINKAETLEQMQDNKLRIVCEKAALKQGEEVLDIGCGWGTLARFASQEYGVNVTGITLGKNQTAYGNKNLAKDGIPTTQSRILCMDYRDIPLAQGGKKKYDKIISLEMVEHVGVKNLGSFCSQVYDMLEDDGTFVLQYSGLRKHWQYEDLNWGLFMNKYIFPGADASTPLSFFLDKMEGAGFETVSIDNIGVHYSSTLWSWYRNWMGNKDKVINKYGVRWFRIWEFFLASSVITSRQGGAAAHQYVFRKNINKRHAVEDIPTHWGLKVPQPKHGNNWLPEGAY; encoded by the exons ATGGCCTCCCAAGAGTCCCATCTGGACACCATTGAGTTCATCGAGACTCCTGCTGCCAAGCCTCAGCCTCCCGCCAGCACCGCTACTGGCGTGAGAACCACTGAC TACCCCTGTATCAAGAACGCCCCTCTGCCCGCTGACGGCCCCGGCGCTCGACACTTCTCCAACGGcctgctcttctccatcctGCTGGGTGTTcccttcttcatcaactacaagaTCGGCGGCTCCATCTGGACCtacctcttcttcttcctgaTCACCGGCCTGCCCCTCCTCGTCTCCTTCTGGGCCGTCGTCTCCGCCATCTCCCCTCGAATCAACGATGACTGCAAGCTCCCCGGCCGACCCGTCGAGTACTACCTCGAGTTCCACGACCCCGCTCTCGCCAAGAAGTACTCCGGCAACAACAAGATCCCCTACGAGACCTTCCACGAGCTGTACTTTGACAACAAGGTCTCCATGCGAGGTGATGCTCTCGACATTCTCGAGTACCGACATGACTTCATGACCTTCAACTTCACCTGGGGTCTGTTCAAGTTCTTCCTACTGTCCATGATTCCCGAGATCATCTTCCACACCCAGTCCCaggacgaggagcaggTCCGAGAACACTACGACCGAGGAGATGACTTCTACGCCTGGTTCCTTGGCCCCCGAATGATCTACACCTCCGGTGTCATCTCCgacatcaacaaggccgAGACCCTCGAACAGATGCAGGACAACAAGCTGCGAATCGTCTGTGAGAAGGCCGCTCTCAAGCAGGGCGAGGAGGTTCTCGATATTGGCTGTGGCTGGGGAACTCTCGCTCGATTTGCTTCCCAGGAGTACGGTGTCAACGTCACCGGTATTACCCTTGGAAAGAACCAGACTGCTTACGGAAACAAGAACCTCGCCAAGGACGGTATTCCCACCACCCAGTCCCGAATTCTGTGCATGGACTACCGAGACATCCCCCTTGCCCAGGGCGGAAAAAAGAAGTACGACAAGATTATCTCTCTGGAGATGGTCGAGCACGTTGGTGTCAAGAACCTCGGCTCTTTCTGCTCCCAGGTCTACGACATGCTTGAGGATGACGGTACCTTTGTTCTGCAGTACTCCGGTCTGCGAAAGCACTGGCAGTACGAGGATCTCAACTGGGGTCTGTTCAtgaacaagtacatttTCCCCGGAGCTGACGCCTCTACCCCCCtgtccttcttcctcgACAAGATGGAGGGTGCTGGTTTCGAGACTGTTTCCATTGATAACATTGGTGTCCACTACTCCTCTACTCTGTGGAGCTGGTACCGAAACTGGATGggcaacaaggacaaggtcatcaacaagtacgGCGTTCGATGGTTCCGAATCTGGGAGTTCTTCCTGGCCTCTTCCGTCATCACCTCTCGACAGGGAGGTGCAGCTGCCCACCAGTACGTGTTCCGAaagaacatcaacaagcGACATGCTGTTGAGGATATCCCTACCCACTGGGGTCTCAAGGTTCCTCAGCCCAAGCACGGCAACAACTGGCTTCCTGAGGGTGCTTACTAA
- a CDS encoding uncharacterized protein (Compare to YALI0C21516g, weakly similar to uniprot|Q15166 Homo sapiens Serum paraoxonase/arylesterase 3), with the protein MFRLLLNSILLIAAVIIGVANYNGLPTSALDVRDSLLPMMWRYSGIEPVNNNCHVVEGVEACEDAKYDEESGLVFMACGNAEARKKWFPGTGFFMDPETARHQVDQIFVFDPKTEKIQNVHVKDFEGHTFTSHGLDVFTLKDGTKIIAAVNHKADASVISFFKVNHPGEVAYIGEIKDDLLKIPNSVALFYTPEGQLGFVATNDHVEREGPKRQVAEILGLKATYLVYCAVDIDNGVTGKCHKVADHLVYPNGIAHIPGTHDFVQSDSRDAKIKHWSWNSTSQKLDLNSATMVGAPMDNVRVIPGTKDVMVAAFPNVLQVMHKYKNMDDKNSRVKTVGLRLNHNEGYKIPHVIHKSNDDYGVFVNTVYNYFPKENKILAGSCFAKGLVVCNGPDGAQAQKIVEEEVNKNVDIDEDEEEDED; encoded by the coding sequence ATGTTCAGACTTTTGCTCAATTCGATTCTGCTGATCGCGGCCGTCATCATCGGGGTGGCCAACTACAATGGCTTGCCCACCTCTGCTCTGGACGTGCGAGATTCTCTACTTCCCATGATGTGGAGATACTCGGGAATCGAGCccgtcaacaacaactgTCACGTGGTGGAGGGCGTGGAGGCGTGTGAGGACGCCAAGTACGACGAGGAGAGTGGACTGGTGTTCATGGCGTGCGGTAACGCCGAGGCTCGAAAAAAGTGGTTCCCTGGAACCGGATTCTTCATGGACCCCGAGACTGCTCGACACCAGGTGGACCAGATCTTTGTGTTCGATCCCAAGACTgagaagatccagaacgTGCACGTCAAGGACTTTGAGGGTCATACTTTTACCTCCCACGGTCTCGACGTGTTCACTCTCAAGGATGGAACCAAGATCATTGCCGCTGTCAACCACAAGGCTGACGCTTCggtcatctccttcttcaaggtCAACCACCCTGGAGAAGTTGCTTACATTGGCGAAATCAAGGATGACCTTCTCAAGATCCCCAACTCCGTTGCTCTGTTCTACACCCCCGAGGGCCAGCTGGGCTTTGTGGCTACCAATGACCATGTGGAGCGTGAGGGACCCAAGCGTCAGGTGGCTGAGATTCTTGGTCTCAAGGCTACCTATCTCGTCTATTGCGCtgttgacattgacaaTGGAGTCACTGGAAAGTGCCACAAGGTCGCCGATCATCTTGTCTATCCCAACGGTATTGCTCATATCCCCGGCACTCACGACTTTGTGCAGTCCGACTCTCGAGACGCCAAAATCAAGCACTGGAGCTGGAACTCCACGTCGCAGAAGCTGGATCTCAACTCGGCTACCATGGTCGGAGCACCCATGGATAACGTGCGTGTAATTCCCGGCACCAAGGACGTCATGGTGGCAGCCTTCCCCAATGTGCTCCAGGTGatgcacaagtacaaaaaCATGGATGACAAGAACTCTCGGGTCAAGACTGTTGGTCTGCGACTCAATCACAACGAGGGCTACAAGATCCCCCACGTGATCCACAAGTCCAACGACGACTATGGCGTCTTTGTCAACACTGTCTACAACTACTTCCCCAAGGAGAACAAGATTCTGGCTGGTTCGTGTTTCGCCAAAGGTCTAGTTGTCTGTAACGGTCCTGATGGAGcccaggcccagaagattgtcgaggaggaggtcaacAAGAACGTTGATATtgacgaggatgaggaggaggatgaggactAA